Within Syngnathus scovelli strain Florida chromosome 22, RoL_Ssco_1.2, whole genome shotgun sequence, the genomic segment CAGGAGGAaggcgcggccggcgcgcttccgcggccaccgccgccaccctcatcatcatcatcatcatggacGACGTGCCCACGACGACATGTTTCCGGGGTGGCTTCACGGAGAAGAAGAGCTCGaggacaaggaggaggaggagagctgGGAGAGACCATTGAGGGAGGTAGGGGGGAGGGAGAGGAGTCTTAAAGTTGCAGCTGTGCTTTTCATCCTCATTAGGAgagacagccaatcaggaggcagGTGACACTTGATTaggaacacacaaaaaaaatggagtaaATACATCTTGATGAACAAACGAGTGGAAAGAACGCGGAAGAAATAGAATATATATACTTCCGGTTGCCGTGGTAACGCACACGCGTTGTTTCCTCCCACCTGAGAGAGAAAACGCATCCAAATCAATACATTTCACAATGGCCATGGATTTGGATTGTACACATGTGACGTcgctgtccgtggtgctgaaaCACCATTTTTCTGCCATTGTTTTGTCAAACACCAAAACACAACCACATTTTGTCACATTCAGCAGCAGAAATCATTTCCTATTTCAAGCCTGGGCTCAACGTGGACGTGTTTCCAGATGTTCTATAGGGTTGGACTCCTGTTGCATGCGGTCCCGATTAGCCCGAGCAGGGTTCCAGTTGCCAGGCAACCGGGCAGCTGGGGCCGAAAGCCCACAGACGGCGctaatgaagatttttttttttttcttttccatgcCTCGCACGTCCTGCAGCTGCACAGGTACATGCAGATCAACACACACCAATTTGGTGGCCCTCGTGGGGGTGGAAGCCATGTGCCTAACATCTGCTTCGCAACGTGAGAACAAGCTAACAAAACGCTCGCAACTTGCGGGAAAATGTATTTTCAAAAATTGAAATTGCAAAATATCTAGAAAGTGTGCGGCAAGCTCAGGCCTCCTCTTCTGGTGTCGTCAGCATCATCAATAATTCAGATTGGCGTGCAGGAAAGGAAACGCTGGCCGGCAAACGGCAGCAGAATTGCCACGTTCTTCCTTCCGGTTGCGTCCAAAAGACGCGTTTGTGATGTTGCAATATGAGTCATCAAATTCATGAATTCTTGATTGGGTTGGAAAGACGATGACTCAGCGGGACGTTCCAAGCCCCTCTGATGGGAGTTGGGAAAAGTCACATCATGCGAGTGTGGCCGCGTTTTGGGACAATTGGAGAAGGTGAGTTAAGCTTTGGAGTTTCTTCACAAGGATGTTCTCAAACTGGCCCATATagaaaataaaatccaaattttttgaagaaaaaaaatgtgacaataCCCCCCCACCAATATTTTTCTGACTTTCTAGTAATTAAACTGCTAAGAAATGTAAGACACACATTGTCTTTTGTCCATGATGTCTCTTTAAATCTTCCAAGGCCATCTTGGTGCTACTCCACAATGGCGGCACAGAGAGCTCGGTCGGGAGGAGGCGTATCCTAGCAACAAGAAGCGGCCCGAGGTGTTTGGTCACAGTGACGCCATGAAGTCTAGAACGGAGGACacaccttccctccctccccaaaAACGCAGCTGTAGCAGCTGCTTGTTCTTCTGGGGCCAAAATGGCGGCAAACCAGAATGGGCAAATATTGCAACACAGTTGAATCAAGATGTCACAAGATATGGGCAAAAGTATTGGGTCGCAGGTTTACAGCTTTGAAAATGTCACTGTGACCAGAGACAGGTGTGCAATGTATTGGCTTGACTTACAGTGCAGGAGCAGCTGAGGTTGATGGGAGCACTCCTGGAGCATCACGCCACTTTAACTTCTGCAAATTGAAGGAAAAAGAACAAGACATTCAGGGGAgttagagggggaaaaaacaccagaataaaaagaaACCTCCTAATTTAGGAACCAATGTCTTTacactgccctcttgtggaggAAAAAGGAAGTGCCGCAGggcaaaaaaaccaaaacaacttatccatccatccatcttctgcaaTGGATGAAAACCTtccctgattttttttaaattaatactTTTAGGGTAAGGATGCCCCCATTTCTCGCTTTTGGCAAAGATTTAAGTGGCGAAATGATAATGGAATGCAAGGGGTCACGCGTGCAAGCGGGATCTCGTTAGACATGTTGTTGCACCGGTTTGGTGCAGCTGCACccgtccttccctccctcctaaCTCCTCCTTTTCTGTGTCACACATAAAAGCAAAACTGGGGCCTCCAGCATGTAAACGGCCGGTTAGTCTCGGAGGCCCGGGGGGAGCGCTGGTTGGCTTCGGGCCACTTCAGCGAGAGCCAATCAGTGAATGAAGAAGTTGGGGGGCACGGAGAGGATCGCTAAAGTTTTTCGAAGGGGCCCGACAGAGCATCTTGGCGGCATGATGCAGAAGGAGGACGACGGCGCTCGGCGGGACGAGGCGGTGCACTTGCGGCGGCAGATCGGGCCGGTGGCCGCCGCCTCTTTGATCCTCGGCACGGTGGTGGGGAGCGGCATCTTCATCGCCCCCAAGGGGGTTCTACTGAACAGCGGCAGCGTGGGCCTCTCGCTGGTGGTGTGGGCGCTCTGTGGGGTTCTCTCCTTGTTTGGTAGATGCCGCCGTTCTTGAATGTTCATTGCGGTTGGGCACAGTGGCAggtttgaagttttttttcgGCCATGTGTGCCATTAGGAGCGTTGTGCTACGCTGAACTGGGCACCACTTTCAGCAAATCGGGGGGCCACTACACTTATCTCCTGGAGACCCTGGGGCCACTTCCTGCCTTTTTACGCCTGTGGGCAGAGTTCATCTTAATCAGGTGGAGTCATTAGGAGTTTGAAGTTATTCACTCATCCCTTACTATctacataattaaaaaaaaaaaaaaaatccccatgaTGTCGCGTACTTGTTTTGTTGCCAGGCCGGCCGTGGCCTCCTACGTGTCGCTAGCTTTCGGTCGCTACGTGGTGGAGCCATTCTTTGCTCCCTGCGAAGCCCCCACGTCTCTCATCCGATTGGTCAGCCTGCTGGGAGTGAGTAAGTACACGCCGCCCTTTCCCCTTCTCCCACAATGCACTTTTTCTACTCACCGCAGCCTTCGTGGTGGCCGTCAACTGTTGGAGCGTCACCGCCGCCACTCGCACCCAGGTCACCTTGACCTTCATCAAGACCTTCGCCCTGCTCCTAATCATCGTGGCCGGAGTCATGGCGCTAAGCAAAGGTGGGCTGCGGGCTGTAGCGGAAGCCAGACTTTGAAACACGGCATTGGTCTTCTCAGGCAAGACGGAGAACTTCCAGAAAGGCTTCGAGCTGGAGGCGTTGACGCCGGAGATGCTGCCGCTGGCCTTTTACAACGGCCTGTACGCATACGGAGGATGGTGAGTGGTGCAGACGTGCGTGAGAATCAAACAAAGCAATTATGTCAGACGCTCGGAGCTCAGCTCTTTCTCCTAGGTTTTATCTCAACATGGTGACGGAGGAAATCATCAACCCAAACAGGTAGGACAGCTTATATTAATGTGGTTTGGGGCGAGGTGTGCCAGAGTGTCGCCGTGTGTCCTCAGGACTATCCCGCTGGCTGTTATTTGCTCCATGGTGACGGTGACAGTGCTCTACGTGCTCGTCAACGTGTCCTACTACACCGTGATGACGCCTGAGGAGCTGCTGGCGTCTGAAGCCGTGGCTgtggtcagtcagtcagtcacgcAAAGTTGTGACATTTGATTGCGTGAACTTGCCTGTTTGTCCCTGGCAGACGTTTGCCAACCGCGCGCTCCAGGCTGTGTCAGCCGTCATTCCCCTCCTGGTGGCGCTGTCCTGTCTGGGAGCTCTCAACGGGGGCTTCTTAACCGCACCCAGGTGACCTTTTTCTTGGCCGCTGTGGCTTGACGTCTAATCGGGAAATTCAGAAATGCCCCTTACCGTTGCTTTTGTGCCAAGGATGCTGTTTGTGGCGGCCAGAGAGGGTCACTGGCCCAACATCTTCTCCATGATTCACATCCAGCGGCACACGCCGCTTCCAGCAGTCTTGTTTCTGGTAAAAGATGCGCCGATTTCACGAGAAAGTCAGGAAACGTGACGTGCGCTTCAAACTGCCCGCGCAGTGCCCATTGGTGGTGCTGATGCTGCTCACCGAGGAGATCCAACACCTCATCAGCTTGGCCTCCTTCGCACGCTGGTTCTTCATCGCCTTGGCAACGCTGGGGATGTTGGTGCACCGCCACCGCTTCCCGCAGCTCCCTCGGCCTTTCAAGGTGAGAAACGCCGACAATTCCCTCGTGGTTGACTCACCGATGGCGTCGGGCAGGTCCCCCTGGTCATCGCCATCACCTTCACCTCGGTGTGCTTCTTCATCGTGGGCTTGTCGCTGTACTCGGACCCCTGGAACACGGGACTCAGCTGCGTGTTGACGTTGACCGGCGTTCCGGTGTACTACGCCACCGTGCGTCGGTCCCGACTGCCGCCCAGATGGAGACGCTTGCTCAGTGAGTAGCGTCGCGTCCCCACACCTGACGCCGACGAAGAAAATGTTAGCGATAGCCACCAAAAACACTTCGGTATCTCCTCCACGACTCACACTGAAGGGAAGTCGCATAGAAATCGGAGAAATTATTTGTAAAATGCAGAGTGACATAAATCAACATaataggaaaaaataaaaaaaagtttacataCAAGTTGAGGGACGgtcataaataaatttaaataagtaaaatagaaaaacatcaCAGAAAAGTTTGCAAccgccccaaaaaataaaaatgaattatcATATAACTGAAAAAAACATCACACCACATTAGAACTAAGAATTTTAGAAAATATATaaagaatggggaaaaaatcatTTAAAGTACCAAACATTGAATTGAAAAAAGAACTAGAAAAAcatgacgggaaaaaaaaaagtgacaatacAAATGCATGTTCACAAAGGTGAcgacttttttctttcctcagaTAAGTGCAGCAGAAAGATCCAGATCCTTCTCCAAGTGGCCCAACAGGAGGTGAAGACCTACTGAGGACAAATCCCAACCTGCCGCTCAACCTACCAAGACCAAGTGACAATTGTAGAAGACAATATTTGCCTTTCACCTAATCAAAAGGCTGAAATAAACTTGAGCGCAAAACTTTTTCTTTCGAGGCTGCAACAGCAACCTATTTATTGGACCGATAACGACGGCACGGGAACAGGAGTCAGCGCAAAGGCTCTTGAACACTAACAGTCTTATTGCTGCTCGAATACCAAGtagtgctttcttttttttttttaatcgggcTATTCTGTCAAGTAGCTTATTGCTAATCAACCGCTAATAGCATCTGTACGAACCGCTGGAAGTATTTCTCCACGTAACATAGGACTCTCAAAATTAAATAACAACATGTGCAAATCAACAAAGATATTTTTCTGAAGGCTGAACAAACCAAAAGTGTCCGTGAACAAGAAGGTCAAagggaaataaaaatccaaa encodes:
- the si:ch73-352p4.8 gene encoding cystine/glutamate transporter isoform X1; its protein translation is MKKLGGTERIAKVFRRGPTEHLGGMMQKEDDGARRDEAVHLRRQIGPVAAASLILGTVVGSGIFIAPKGVLLNSGSVGLSLVVWALCGVLSLFGALCYAELGTTFSKSGGHYTYLLETLGPLPAFLRLWAEFILIRPAVASYVSLAFGRYVVEPFFAPCEAPTSLIRLVSLLGVTFVVAVNCWSVTAATRTQVTLTFIKTFALLLIIVAGVMALSKGKTENFQKGFELEALTPEMLPLAFYNGLYAYGGWFYLNMVTEEIINPNRTIPLAVICSMVTVTVLYVLVNVSYYTVMTPEELLASEAVAVTFANRALQAVSAVIPLLVALSCLGALNGGFLTAPRMLFVAAREGHWPNIFSMIHIQRHTPLPAVLFLCPLVVLMLLTEEIQHLISLASFARWFFIALATLGMLVHRHRFPQLPRPFKVPLVIAITFTSVCFFIVGLSLYSDPWNTGLSCVLTLTGVPVYYATVRRSRLPPRWRRLLNKCSRKIQILLQVAQQEVKTY
- the si:ch73-352p4.8 gene encoding cystine/glutamate transporter isoform X2, which produces MKKLGGTERIAKVFRRGPTEHLGGMMQKEDDGARRDEAVHLRRQIGPVAAASLILGTVVGSGIFIAPKGVLLNSGSVGLSLVVWALCGVLSLFGALCYAELGTTFSKSGGHYTYLLETLGPLPAFLRLWAEFILIRPAVASYVSLAFGRYVVEPFFAPCEAPTSLIRLVSLLGVTFVVAVNCWSVTAATRTQVTLTFIKTFALLLIIVAGVMALSKGKTENFQKGFELEALTPEMLPLAFYNGLYAYGGWFYLNMVTEEIINPNRTIPLAVICSMVTVTVLYVLVNVSYYTVMTPEELLASEAVAVVNVCQPRAPGCVSRHSPPGGAVLSGSSQRGLLNRTQDAVCGGQRGSLAQHLLHDSHPAAHAASSSLVSVPIGGADAAHRGDPTPHQLGLLRTLVLHRLGNAGDVGAPPPLPAAPSAFQGPPGHRHHLHLGVLLHRGLVAVLGPLEHGTQLRVDVDRRSGVLRHRASVPTAAQMETLAQ